ctgctcaatgcaggattccacctcaaagcatacctgacaagtgactgtccagctgcatcttgaatgcctctagtttgggacagcccactacctccctaggtaattggttccattgttgcactgctctaacagtcaggaagcttttcctgatatccagccgcaatcttgcttcctgtaacttgtgtccattattctgcgtcctgcactctgggatagacatggaataatgggctcaagttacatgactAAGCCGTTCCTACATGTGGCTTTTAACTTGCTACTGTACCAAGACTTCTGTTAccagattctttgtgggtttATGATCAGCTCCTTCACACAGTTTTTTTTCGCCCCTGGGGgagttctttctctgcctttctatatgttccactacacaaccactaggtggcagtcTGGTATAGCGTAATTGCACAAAAACACCAGGGTTTCATGGCACCATTCACGGATGTACCAGactggggtgggaaggaggcttttTGTTGTTGCGCTTGCTCAGCAGTCTGGAGTCAAAAATCTTTGTCAATCTATTAACAGTAACTGAGaagtctaccagtagatccagatcttccTTCAACCATCCCTTTGTAAGGCCACATAAATAGcacgcttttctttctttcttttcccctagAATTTAAGGGTGAGAGAGAATGCAATAGTGAGGCTGTGAAAGAAGGAAGTAGCTCGGACTATAGTGGAATGTAAAGGTTTTAGGAAGTGGGAGAAGAACCAGGGAGGCAAGAAATTTTCTTGGTGACTGTTAGGCTTACAAATTGCAGGGAAGAATAAAAAAACAGAGTCGCTTATTAAGTGTATGGCTGTGAGTGTCACAAACTGCAGTATTTATGTTCATCATATTATTCAAGGCATTCAAGTGCtccaaccttttatttattttttgaaaatctaTGCTACTACAAACAATAAAGGAATTGTGAcaacaaaaatatacaaatgcTAAATGTTACGGCCTTATAGAAGTCCTTTATACACCCCCTAACCtcttaaagtgcacatttctaaATACTAAGCAACATTAAATGAGGAGAGATAAGAATAGACATGGGAATTTTTACATGGGAATGGTTTTCAATTGAAAGGCCGAGTTTGGAATATGTGATGTTATAATGATGAAATACCTTTGGGCGTGATATGCAGAATACCTGTCAGCAATCACGAATACAATAAGCCAATTACATATCAGGGATTAGAGGAATAATTTCTAGGTCAGAGAGAACCATAATATTCAGATGGACTTGAGCCAGGGAAACTCTCATTAAAGTTTAAACTGTAATAAACATCCTCtctggatatttattttatttaaagttttttttcctcccattcaTCAGCTAAAAAGGCTCAGTAAACAAGATAGTTCCTGTctgcagacttacaatctaaaaagacataacacacaaagaaaaggggataaaaagTGAAGAGGAAATACACAATGACGGTAGGTAGGGTTGTGCATTCTTTGCTTGTTGATGTTTGCTTAATGAGCATTAATAGTGTTGGTAGTTGGCAGCTATTGGACATACATCATCTAGGGTGCTTCCACACAGGATAGTGCTTTCTCGTACTAACCTGTGATTACTTTCTCCACTTTTTGCTGCATGTGAAATTGTGACACATCTTCCACACTGCAGAAAGCGTTGTCCTTTCAATGCTTTTATTCCTGCTTATATCTGATCATGTTAGTGGGCAGAACATGGTAGGAGGTAGTTGGACTTCAACTTGACTGCcccttctctcttcccacccactgaGAAGTTCTTCCTTTCTAGGCATGCTAAGGTGTAGATGAGTATAAATCTgtaactgcacatgctcagaatatttctttcttttattttttaatcagggttggcaaaccgTCTTTTACTTTGGCATATCAGGAATGTACAAGCAGCAGTAAAGCATGCAATAGTGGTGCAGACGCATGGTTGGGGGCGAGGGCGAGAGAACAGAAAAGTTTATGGTGCTCTTCAGAACTGTAAGTATCTGTCTTAGCGCCACCCAAccacataagaccattaagtccaaggTCTATCTATCTACTTACATCTCCGCTCTGCCcagtcctatgcaagtttacttcCCAGCATGTGCGTTGAGTGGTGTGCAGCCTTAGAAATATGAGAACTTTCTAGTGTTCCTAATTTATAGCAGGTGAATGAATGGGCGCAGGGCTCTGTCTTGCAAACTGCAGAGCGAAACAAAAAACTGTGTGGCTCTCGCGCCCGACGTTGCCGCGCTGTTTAGGATCAAACGAACGCGGGTGACGCGTCCTTTGGGATGGAGGAAGCATCACCATCCCAAAGTGGTGTCCAGAGCACCCTCCTCTCAGGGGCGGGCGCTTTCCGCAGCCTCCAATCAACAGACAGGAGCCGCTCGTTCCCTTTTATGGGATTGGGCGAGAGGAAACCCCCAGGGGCGGAGCTTATGTCTGCATTGCCCTGCGACGGTTTGTCTCAAATGCAAGGACCAATACGGGTCCTAAGCCCCGCCCTTGGGCGTTTCTTCTCGCTCCCATCTCCCCAAAAGGAAATGGGCGGTTCCCGTCTGTTGATTGGAGACTGAGCTAAGCTCCTGTCCCTAAGCGGGCAGGGCTGTTCTGCTCGTCCGGCCCTTGACAACGCTTCTCGTTTCCCTAGCAACTCTGCGGCCTGGGCTGCTAAGCGGGCGGATGCAGCCTGAGACGCCATGTGTCGGGTCTACTCGGTGAGGGGAGAGGCGGGAGCCGTAAGACTTTCGGGCCAGCGGAGTGTGTATGTTTGTAGGTAGCCGTTGGAGTTTAAGGGCGCCCTCCGTGAAAGGGAAACGGCAGTTTTTTGGCTGACAtttactcagtggaggctggtggctccgatttcggtggagctgtgaatccattctgggtttcagtctgaaccagccagaacagagctattcaaggtgctgaactcaaaCCCCAAAATAGTTTCCACCTAggatagagttctgactgtttctgactgaaacccagggtggatttatagccccaccgacatcgaagccaccagcctctactgcattTACTACCGGCTGGAACACCCTCTTCTTCCAGAAGGAAAATGCCATCCTTAGGCACCCTGACTGTGAGTCACCAACCAGCTGGGATGGTTATAGGTATATTAAGGGTACCTTTAGAAGATCATTCCCAATAGCTGCGATCACTGGAGTTCAATTACTATTCCATATGTAAAGTGGAAGCGGAGCCTTCtcagcaaatattttaaatattactgaagagtggtgtagtggttagagtgttggactggggctagGGAgaccaggttcaagtccccacttggtgactttggatcagccgctgactctcagcctaacctacctcacatggtcgtTGTGAGGAAAAAGTGGAGAGGGGGTGGTTCATgaatgtcaccttgggttccttggaggaacagatgggatataaatgtaacaaataaaggtGGCATGAGGGGAAATACTTTGGGGACGACGACACTGGCAGCCAAGAACTTTTGGATAATAGAATGTGATACATGGAGTGAGTGGAAGCTGTGAGAACCTCTTTGAAcaaaattcccccacccccccgaacTCTTTGGGAGAAATTAGTAGAatagccatattggctggggatgagtgagttgccatccaacacatctgtagagcaccaagttggggaagtctgtcctAAAGTCTCTGGAGCCACTGAAGGAAGCTTTTGCAGTATCTTTAGAAACAAGAGACTGCAAAAGGGGAACCTGAGCGGGAGCTTCCTCTGCTCTGGGATATTTGGGGTATAAATGctatggaggaaaggcagaacttTGCAAGTGTCCAGGGTTGCACTGGAGTGACTGATAGTAGAACAAGGTATTACTGACAAACCATAGTAAGACAGGCAGAATGCATTTTTATCATCAGCCCCATAAGTTGTAGCAGATATCCCACCATGACAATCGCTGTTGCTTGTCTATTCTTCTGGACATGATAGTACTAAATTGGGTGATGGAATTTCTTTtcatctgtttttttcttttggtttgaTCATTTTCTCTTTCATAGTATGTATGTTTGTATATTCAGTGATTGAATGGGAGAGGGGAGTAGATGGAGAACTTTTAATGCAATCCACAAGCCCTCACAAAATAAGCTTCAAAATAAGTTTAGAGAATTTTAGCAAGCTTGAAcatcctggttctcccatcccttaGCATGAGTGCAGCTTTTCTCTGTAGTGGCTCCAAACTCTtctgaaaaaagaaggaaaaaaggaaaagaaaggagcaaaagaaaaggtgtttcccagcaactcatATCCACTGGTGGTGGAGagaaaggccagagagagaaagagggagaatgaGAGAAACACATTCTAAGGAAAAGAGCAGAGACAGAGACtgcgcatgggggggggggagagaaaccaggGAGGCACAGCAAGCTAGAAGTATGCAAGACTCTCCTGGAGGGCATCTTTCCAAGGGCTTCAACTCTAGTAGCACCACGGATGATGAGTGAATGCAGAAGGCCACTTCTTAAATTGTTACATATTGCAGTAAGCATCTATTTGGTAATCTATTCATTTTTACTGTGAGATGAGAATTTTTACTACATTTCCATATGTGAAGCTAGGGAAACAGAGGAATGATAAGCTCTTCACAGTTTGGCAGGCCAATATAGACAATTAGTTTACTAAGCGGTAGGTTATAGCTTGGTAAATAGTTGTCTGTTCACCCATGAATATAGATGAATGTGAACCCAACATAGTATAAGGAGATTTATGTCTGTACTGACAGAATAAGAAAATCAAGAAATAGAGCAACAATGGTGATATGTAATTACCACATCAGGAGTTTCTGTGAATTGATTCGGTGTGATAAATGACTCACTGCAAGACTTGGCACCTTACAGCTTCCCAAACATTTGATCATAGAGGTGACTCAAACACATTGTGGAATAGTTATCACACCATAGCAACCTTGTTCTGCTACATTTGTGATCACACTGAATTCTCAGTCAGGGCAGAGTAAGACACATATCCTTTATAAAAGCAAAAATAAGTTTTAGCAGTGTGTCCAAGTTTCACCCTAGTTTTCAATGTGGCCATATACTGTGTATTCAGCTTATAGGTACTCTGAAAAGAGCTTCTAGTAGAGAAACACTTGCAATAGATGGCAATTGTTAaagtttattatgtatttataaaaCTAAAGGTATAACTTGGCTGATTTGTCTATAACATGCCCCCAAGGCATAAATAATTATTACTAATACTGACCAACAAATAAATACACACCAATTCGACTAGGATGAAAAGAGAGCACTGGAATTCTCAAATGAATTTTACCAAGTACCTCTTTAAAGATTCAGGATCTGGCTTCTGGCTTTCTGCCAAGCCAGTGGAAACCTACCTCTTCTTGTTGCAGTACACACAGCTCAGATCTCCTGTTTTCATGAATTCTGAAATCTTAACACTAACTCAGGTTTGTGGTGCTGTATGAGAAAGTGACAGTTGTCTTTATCCTCATGTTACTCCTGATGTAGTCTGGTGATTCCTTTCAGCAACCATATTTCCTTTCAGCAACTCTGGGGTACCATTGTAGCTGGTAGTGACTGCTGGATCCTGGAGCTTGATGTTTTGTCACCACTGATAAAATTTTGTCAGAATTTTGAAGGAAAGCATCACATTTTGCAATAGCTGTCCATATATGTGGGGGTTTTCTTTCTGTGATCACAAAATTGCAGAATCCACAGGATTTAAGGATATAACTTGCAATTCACAGGGACTTGGTGTGAGCTGCCTACACCGCAGGACTTTTCTAAATCGTGTCTTTCTGAAAGCTACCCACCATGCTGCCTGTAAGCTACTCTTAAACTCAAGGAAACTGCAAGAGTGCTCCCTAGAAAAGTTGTAAATGAGACTTCCCAGTCCATGTGTTGAAATGTTTTTCCAGCTTAAAATGGCTCTTTGGATTGCAGTCATGGCCTCTATGAGATACAACAAGTATTAGAGGATATAATGAACAGTTCTTCATTTGTAAAAGCTGCAATTTAGTCACAGTTGCTTAATTATTAAgactaatttctttttttaaattcaatagAGATTTACTTGAAATCTATCtaaggctggattcctgcattatagAACATTTGATCATTAAATGTTTATTTTGAGGAAAATGCATCACTGAATATGCAAATTTGTACTATGAAATAACCAATTGCTCACAATAAAGGAACATTAGAACCCTAGTCATTATTAATTTATGCAGTTACACTGTTCAAGGAACATTACAGAAATAAACTCTGCATTCTTGCCtctcagaaactgcagctttgtATCCAATAGCCATTGAACTATTGGGGAACCACAGAAAGCTTTTGAGTTTTAGTGCTTCATGATAACTGCCATTTATTCTTCATTCACCACCACTTTTCTCTTATCCACATTTTGGGATTGGTAAAGATTGGAGTGACAAGTTGGTGGTAGTGTCTTGTAGTTACAGCAGTCAGATCTGTGGAAACCCCACTGACTGAGGTGCAGCAGTGGGCTACCTTGATAATGGAAGGGAGATTCAGGGGTTGTAGCAGGGAGAAACTGCAGTTGTGACGGCTGCTGTATTTTGCTGTTGGAAGGTTTTTCTGTGTGGCTTTTGGAGCTAGGAAATTTGGCTCCACCGTAGCTGATTTCATGCTCTCTCTAGGATTAGCTAGTCTGATGGATTTCATATGAGTTAGCCCTTAGGCAGTTTTGTCTCATTATTTGTGCAAAAACCAAAGTATCCATTTGTTCTGGCCTCTCCCCGTAACTCCAATTCTCCATCATCATATTAGCCCATTGCTTTCCTATAGCACTTGCAGTTTGCTGTGAATACAGTCAAGGAAGCTTTTGCAGACACATCTGCAATGCAATGTGAATCATTTATCTTTGCTCCTCCAGTTCTTCTTAGCATTTTGCAAATTTCCGTTCTTGCAATTTAGCGTACTGTTTTATCAGCACTACCCCAGACAGTTTGTAGGCTTGGGGAATTGTGAAAGCCTGCTGCCTGCTATAAAGGTTTCAAAGACAGCAGGGCTTCAGCACACCATGGACTGCTGCTTATATATGCTTCAAAAGCAAAATTGAGCAGCCGCATGAAGGGGAAGGAAATAATGAGCTTGATCTCGACAGCACCACCTGCTTCTCTCTTTGTAACAGGAAAGTACTGTGTAGGATCAAAGTACTAATCCATAGATGTGTGCAGGTTTGTGGCACTGGCTCCTACATAGCTGAAGGTTTCTTTGTAGGAGGTTATCAGTAGGTCTCTTGAGGATGAACGCTGGGTCAGAGGCTGGAACGATTTCCACTCTCAGTTCTCACACTGTGCTGTACAGTAAAAGGAAAGGCTTGGACCTTCTATTCAGTTGTACCAGTTTATAGGAGCAAACCCAAACATACTACCCTACACATATCTAAGAGGCTTGTTAGTAAAAATGGCAATGCTCAGAACTGTCACATCACGAACAGCAGAAAAACTGACATTAATGTGCCATCTCATTTTTATTGACAGTTATTAGCCATGATGTGGAAATGTATCCTCTATTTTCAGAGGGAGTATAGTTCTAGGCGTCAGAGTTGATCATCCTCCACCTTCACAATCAACAACATAGAGACTCAAAGCTTCCAGCTATTACAGCTTTACTATGCTGGCAAGCCTTTCTACAATGCAGATTCAAGGAAGCTCTCAGACTGCCCCAGGCTCTAAACAACTAATCTAAGATCTCTATTAGGAAAGATGATTTGTAGGGTAGTGAAGTTGCCCACAATTTGCCCATGAACACTCATGGTCAAACCTGCCTCACACCCCTTCCTTAGGTTGGCTCCTTTCTACATTGGCTTCTAAGAGTAGCTATCCTAGCAGAGCATCTTAGCCCCTATCCCTAACTATGCCCCCTTCAACTTGCAACATGCTCTAGCGTCCCTCAAGTCacacccctcttcctcctcctcagaaaCCAGAGTTCTCATGGTGGCGGGTTAGCAAGTCTGCCTGGCCCATGTGTTTGTCAAGGCCTTGGGAAGAATCTTTCCTAGCACCTTGGGGCTCTGGTGGAAGTCCCTCCCCATTCTCTGATCTAGCTGTTTCAATTCTGATTCAGAATTGGAGTCATCAGAAATCTCAAGGGGTACCAGTCATTACTGGTGTGGGGGAGGTCTTCATACtccacttgtgggcttcccagaaggcGGTGACTGCCTGCTATTGGAAGCAGAATACTGGATTAggtgaaccttggtctgatccagcatgggcatTTTTTAATGACTGTTTCATTTATCTCCTACAGTTCATTGCATTTGCCTCATAAAGATTTTCTTCATTTACATCCAGATCTAGCCTGATTTTTTTAACGGTTGCACTCTGCAGTATGGCTATCCCCTGCATCAGAGGTATCGTCTCCAGTCTGTGCGTGGACTGTACTGTGCTATTATGCCTTTCTTTTGGCATTTGGGAGGCTACTGTGCAAGCAGCACCTTGGGGATTATCTTGTCTGCATGATTCCTAGAAGCTATAGGTCCTGAGAGTGAAATAAGGGAGCTGGGGCAGAATAACAGTTTAGTTTAGAGAAAGAAGAGTGGATCAGGGCTCCCTGGTTCTGTTCTTATGTGTTTGGATTTCATATATAACTTCCTCCACTGAAACACTTGCTTTTTGAGGCAGAATCATCACTTCACTGTGCTTATCCATATGATTTGCATGTGagtcatttcctcttcatctttaATAGATATTTAAGAACtcaagaaaagggggggaaacatctGATGTAAATAATTTCTAGTTCTTAAGTATTCTTACCAGTAAAAGATAACTGCCTTAATTGTTTGGCTGTGCATTGATGAGCTAATTATTGGTTATACCATGgtttaaatcaggggtgtggAATCTCAAGCTTGGGGGCAAAATCCAACCCTCATTGTGTTCAGgtctggccctccaggattccccagatgccATACCCCTGTCTCTGCCTCCCCATTTCCCATAACCACtgatagtttggtggtttcctggcttttgtgcactaGGTCCATAGACTAGATGTTCTCCATCGCTGCTTTACAACAAATATGTTAGTACCGAAGGGGACACTGACGTGTGTTTTCCCCCAAACTTCTTTTCTAGGAACAGTTGCTGTAGAACTTTAGTGATTATCCAGCTTGCAGAGAACCTTCCTTCCATTCTAATTAAGGGAGAGGGAAATATCACCCTAGCATTGCAAGATGCAAGAGCCAGTTTCTGGAGACCCCAATGCAGTCCCTCCCCCAAGTCATGCAACTACAACAAACCCTGCAGCTAACCCCCGGCGAATGCGACGGATTATTGCTGAGGATCCCGAGTGGAGTCTTGCCATAGTTCCACAGCTCTCAGAGCTCTGCATCCAGTGCATAATCAACAACTTTGAAAGTAAGTCAGCAGCCATAGTGGAGCTACTGGGTTGTGGAGGTGGGAATTGCTTCCTTTGGGAAGGGTTGTGCCCCAATTCTTTTAAAAGCTGTGGTGAGGCCATTTTTGAAAGTACAGACATCTCCACCACTGGATCCCATCACTCTTGATAACTTCTGGCCCGTCTCCAACATTCCTTTGCTGTGCTAGGTCTTGGAGCGAATGGTGGCAAACAGGCTCCACACTTTCCTGTAAGTACTAACTTCTCTTCTTTCCAACTAGAGAATCCAATTTTGCATAGCCTCCTTCCTGAGCACCAAAAGAAGGTGCTGGACAAGATCTCTACAAGTCTACCCCTCACTGTGACCGCTAACCTGATTAGTGATGAAGGCTATTGGAAACGGTGCTGCACTGAGAGATGGACAGTTTGTGATGTGTCCCGTTATGGAAACAGCTGGAAACGAATGTTTTTTGAACGTCACTTGGAGAAAATTTTGAAGTTCTACATTCCAGACACCACTAGCCCAAATGAAGTCCTGAATATCATCCCACTCTGCAAGGACTATGTGAGGAAGCTGGAGATTGACCAGTTCCTTCCACCAGTAAAACTTGATCAGAAGAAAGAAGATGAAGATGTGTCTGATAATGAAAGTGATGCTGGAATAGATGAACCTTCCATGGACCATTTTGATATGAGTATGCTCACTCCAGCACTCTGTCAACTTGAAGAGCTGCACCTATCTTATGGTGTAAAAGATTGCGGCATGAATTTTGAGTGGAATCTTTTTGAGTTCACCTATAGGGACTGCTGCTCACTGGCCAATGCTCTTAAGAAGTGTCCGACTCTAAAAGTAATTTTTCCAAgtattattttataatattttgtgacTTTAAGCG
This sequence is a window from Elgaria multicarinata webbii isolate HBS135686 ecotype San Diego chromosome 4, rElgMul1.1.pri, whole genome shotgun sequence. Protein-coding genes within it:
- the TCTE1 gene encoding dynein regulatory complex subunit 5, with product MQEPVSGDPNAVPPPSHATTTNPAANPRRMRRIIAEDPEWSLAIVPQLSELCIQCIINNFEKNPILHSLLPEHQKKVLDKISTSLPLTVTANLISDEGYWKRCCTERWTVCDVSRYGNSWKRMFFERHLEKILKFYIPDTTSPNEVLNIIPLCKDYVRKLEIDQFLPPVKLDQKKEDEDVSDNESDAGIDEPSMDHFDMSMLTPALCQLEELHLSYGVKDCGMNFEWNLFEFTYRDCCSLANALKKCPTLKVFKLSRSKVDDDKARMLIHHLLDHPSLIELNLCHNLIADRGARAVGKLINRSKMLTLNLCDNRIRVQGAQAIAHALSKNSTLTSLNLRLNCIEDEGGQAICHALLVNNTVTTLHLGGNELSEPTATLFSQVLAQNTALTHINLSCNHIGLDGGKQLLEGMTDNKTVVEFDLRLAEVGQESEYLINQAIKTNQELARLKSIHHSSSTHGSHTLEEKTS